Below is a window of uncultured Fretibacterium sp. DNA.
TGGATTTTGCGGCCTATGGCGCGGCGATGCGCGACGCGCAGTCCGGCATACGCCAGCAGGAGCTGCTGGACATCATCCACAGTCTTCCGGAAAACAGCTCGATCGGGAAGATTCTGGACCTCGGCTGCGGAGCCGGCTGCCTGGGGCTCGCCGTCATACGGGATGCCCCGGAGCGTACGGGCGTCCTTTTCGACCTGCCGTCCATGAAGAGATTGATCGAGGAGACCGTCTCCCTTGCCGGAATGCAGGAGCGGGCCTCCGTCATGACCGGAGACTTTACGAAGGACGACATTGGCGGCGGCTATGACCTGATCCTCTGCCATTCAATCATGCTGTTCGCCATTGCGGGCGGCCCGGATTTCTTCGCCAGGCTTAGGATGGCACTGAACCCGGGCGGTTTGGTCGTGTGCGTGAACGAGGGCATCGAGCCCGATTATTCTGGCCCCTGGGATATGATCCTGGGCTACATGGCGTTCAATCTCCAGGGGATGCCGATAGGCGTGCTCAAGGGGCAGGTAGCGGACATGGCAAAGGCAGCCGGGTTTGGCCCGGTGGAGAACAGGACGGCCCTCCTCAGCACGGGAACGCACGACATAAATATTTTGAGGAAGCGGGATTGAAGCTCAACCGATCAACCGGCGAATACTCCGGGCTCATCGCGATTGCTTGACCTGGAGCCGGATCGAGGGTATAAACGGTTTGCGTTGGGTGGCCGCAGGGCTGCCCGGAGCGCAGCGGCGGCTGGTTGATTGTGTCGATTGATGGATGGGAAGAGGAGGAATCGGCTGTGGATACGCCCCATGGGGA
It encodes the following:
- a CDS encoding methyltransferase, encoding MNDRAGIYERLTALPYIHAYRQLIMGAVELDVFTQLETPVTAGELSGRMSWNEYNTLNLLKGLYGIGFLERDGDSFRNMPETSRYLVRGKPEYMGGVLSFFCGNQGMNLGNVARHVKEGPKPEEHTQRSMDFAAYGAAMRDAQSGIRQQELLDIIHSLPENSSIGKILDLGCGAGCLGLAVIRDAPERTGVLFDLPSMKRLIEETVSLAGMQERASVMTGDFTKDDIGGGYDLILCHSIMLFAIAGGPDFFARLRMALNPGGLVVCVNEGIEPDYSGPWDMILGYMAFNLQGMPIGVLKGQVADMAKAAGFGPVENRTALLSTGTHDINILRKRD